A region of Labeo rohita strain BAU-BD-2019 chromosome 2, IGBB_LRoh.1.0, whole genome shotgun sequence DNA encodes the following proteins:
- the afg3l2 gene encoding AFG3-like protein 2 produces MAHRYLHLSRGCRNLLHALLPNVRSTNRVQSIQGVGQIVLDRRSLLSQVLGTYRRLSSKPPKGFEKYFPNNKNGEPKPANAEVKEAKPNNAQKTAGGGGGGSSGGGGGKRGGRKDESNWYSRLQKGDVPWDDKEFRMYFLCGTAFWTAVTYYFFFRDGGREVTWKDFVNGYLSKGVVDRLEVINKRYVKVIFTPGKTPVDGQYVWFNIGSVDTFERNLETAQLEMGIEGENRLPVVYSTESDGSFLLSMLPTVLIIGFLLFMLRRGPAGAGRPGRGMGGLFSVSETTAKVLRDEIDVKFKDVAGCEEAKLEIMEFVNFLKNPKQYQDLGAKIPKGAILTGPPGTGKTLLAKATAGEANVPFITVNGSEFLEMFVGVGPARVRDLFVLARKNAPCILFIDEIDAVGRKRGRGNFGGQSEQENTLNQLLVEMDGFNTATNVVVLAGTNRPDILDPALMRPGRFDRQIYIGPPDIKGRASIFKVHLRPLKLDAELDKESLARKMAALTPGFSGADIANVCNEAALIAARHLSDAINQKHFEQAIERVIGGLEKKTQVLQPEEKKTVAYHEAGHAVAGWFLEHADPLLKVSIIPRGKGLGYAQYLPKEQYLYTKEQLLDRMCMTLGGRVSEEIFFGRITTGAQDDLKKVTQSAYAQIVQFGMNEKVGQVSFDLPRQGEMVLEKPYSEATARLIDTEVRNLIHTAYQRTQQLLTEKKADVEKVALRLLEKEVLDKNDMVELLGRRPFAEKSTYEEFVEGTGSMDEDTSLPEGLKDWNKERGSEKEESTEEQVARQITGGMPF; encoded by the exons ATGGCACACCGATATCTGCATCTGTCAAGAGGCTGCAGGAACCTTCTCCACGCTCTGCTGCCAAATGTCAGATCAACAAACCGTGTGCAATCG ATTCAGGGTGTTGGGCAAATCGTCCTAGACAGAAGATCCTTGCTTTCTCAGGTCTTGGGCACCTATAGAAGATTAAGCTCCAAACCTCCTAAAG GATTTGAAAAATACTtccctaataataaaaatggtgaGCCCAAGCCAGCCAATGCGGAAGTCAAAG AGGCAAAACCAAACAATGCTCAGAAGACCGCTGGTGGAGGTGGAGGTGGAAGtagtggaggaggaggaggaaaaaGAGGAGGGCGGAAAGATGAATCCAATTGGTACAGCCGTCTCCAAAAG GGCGATGTGCCATGGGATGATAAAGAGTTTCGTATGTATTTCCTGTGTGGAACGGCCTTCTGGACAGCTGTCACATATTATTTCTTCTTCCGAGATGGAGGAAGAGAGGTCACCTGGAAAGACTTTGTAAATGGTTACCTTTCTAAAGGAGTG GTTGACAGGTTGGAGGTTATAAACAAGCGATATGTAAAAGTCATCTTTACTCCTGGTAAAACTCCAGTTGATGGG CAATATGTGTGGTTCAACATCGGCAGTGTGGACACTTTTGAGCGAAACCTGGAAACTGCTCAGCTAGAGATGGGTATTGAAGGAGAAAACAGACTACCAGTGGTCTATTCCACTGAAAGTGATGG GTCATTCCTCCTTAGCATGTTGCCCACCGTATTGATCATCGGGTTCTTGCTGTTCATGCTGAGGAGAGGGCCAGCCGGGGCAGGGAGGCCAGGGAGAGGAATGGGTGGGCTCTTCAGTGTCAGCGAGACCACTGCCAAAGTACTACGAGATGAAATCGATGTCAAATTCAAAGATGTGGCAGGCTGTGAGGAGGCCAAATTGGAGATCATGGAGTTTGTAAACTTTCTTAAGAACCCAAAGCAGTACCAGGATTTGGGTGCCAAGATTCCAAAG GGGGCTATTTTGACTGGACCCCCAGGCACAGGAAAGACTTTACTAGCCAAGGCCACTGCGGGAGAGGCTAACGTCCCTTTCATCACTGTGAATGGATCAGAGTTCTTAGAAATGTTTGTAGGGGTTGGGCCAGCcagg GTTCGGGATCTCTTTGTATTAGCCCGGAAGAATGCGCCATGCATTCTCTTCATAGATGAGATCGACGCTGTGGGAAGAAAGAGAGGCAGAGGCAACTTTGGCGGACAGAGTGAACAAGAAAACACGCTCAACCAGTTACTAGTTGAGATGGATG GATTTAACACTGCTACCAATGTTGTAGTGCTGGCAGGCACCAACAGACCAGATATTCTAGATCCAGCTCTGATGAGGCCTGGACGCTTTGATAGACAGATTTATATTG GGCCACCAGATATCAAAGGCAGAGCGTCTATATTCAAAGTCCATCTGAGGCCACTAAAGCTGGATGCAGAGTTGGACAAAGAATCTCTGGCAAGAAAAATGGCTGCTCTAACACCTGGTTTTTCAG GTGCGGACATTGCTAATGTGTGCAACGAGGCTGCGCTAATTGCAGCCCGCCACCTTTCTGATGCCATCAACCAAAAACACTTTGAGCAAGCCATCGAACGAGTAATTGGGG GTCTTGAGAAGAAGACGCAGGTGCTGCAGCCGGAGGAGAAAAAGACAGTGGCTTACCATGAGGCTGGTCATGCCGTAGCTGGCTGGTTCCTTGAACACGCTGACCCTTTGCTTAAA GTGTCCATCATCCCGCGTGGGAAGGGTTTGGGCTATGCCCAGTATCTGCCTAAAGAACAGTACCTGTACACCAAGGAGCAGCTGTTGGACAGGATGTGTATGACGCTGGGTGGACGTGTGTCTGAGGAGATCTTTTTTGGCCGCATTACCACAGGGGCACAAGATGACCTGAAGAAAGTGACACAGAGTGCATATGCACAG ATTGTGCAGTTTGGCATGAATGAAAAGGTAGGCCAGGTGTCTTTCGACCTGCCACGGCAGGGAGAGATGGTTTTGGAGAAGCCCTACAGCGAGGCCACGGCACGCCTCATCGACACGGAGGTTAGAAACCTCATCCACACGGCCTATCAGCGCACACAGCAGCTGCTGACTGAGAAGAAGGCTGATGTGGAAAAG gtggcactacGTCTACTGGAAAAAGAGGTGCTGGATAAGAACGACATGGTGGAGCTCCTGGGCCGAAGGCCGTTTGCTGAAAAGTCAACTTATGAGGAGTTTGTGGAGGGAACGGGAAGCATGGACGAGGACACATCGCTGCCCGAGGGCCTGAAGGACTGGAACAAGGAGCGCGGCAGCGAGAAGGAGGAGAGTACGGAGGAGCAGGTGGCACGACAGATCACCGGTGGTATGCCCTTCTGA